In the Granulosicoccus antarcticus IMCC3135 genome, TTCCGGTAAAGGTTCGTCGCAGGAAGAAGGCGCCTCCACGGCGTAGCAAGCCGCCGACAACAGGCAGATTCAGGTTGATTCCGGCAGCGATATGCGGCAGTGAATATCCTTGCATATAAAGGATATAGGAGAGTAGTAGATAGTCTATATGGCTGCGATGACATGGCACATAGATCAACTCATGGCCATCTGCAACAGCCTTCAGTCGGTTGATTCCGGACAGCTCGACGCCGTCGTAGAGCTCGTTCCATAGCCGGGTAAGCAGATTGTGCAGAATGCGAACGGTTGGATAGGACACATCAGCCGCGATCTCGAAAGCGTATTTTTGTGCCTGGCGACGTGCCCGCTCTACAGGTTTGCCGTCTGATTCCTTAACGATAGCCTGACGCACAGCATCATCTGCCAGCACATGATCGATCAATATGCGTCGGTGTGACTGGTCAGGACCAAGGGTGGCGATGCGTCTTTGCCGGAAGTGGACTCGCAATACACGGGAAAGTTTACGCTCAAGTATCCGGGGGGCCTCACCGGTATTCTTTAACGTATTGAATGACAGCGGTTCACTGAAGCTGAGCAGTGTATGTCGCCCATGAATCAGTGTTGTGATGAGCTTGCGGGTACGCCCTGCAAACTGCCAGTTCTCTGTGAACCACAAACGCCAGATAGAGGACTCCTTGTCCGGCGCCCGGCCCCAGTAGACGCCGACGGGGACGATTTGCAGCTCGCCGGCATCGGCATCGATGTCCAGACCAGCGCTGACCAGTCTGTTCAGGCGTGCTGAGATAGTGGGGCGCAGCTTGCGAAAAATGCTGCCCTGGCGTGATTTAAGCACATCCACGGATGAGCTTTCTGTGTTGGTGCCGTAAAGCAGTTTGTCAGTAGGGTCGGGCAGGCCATGTTGTGCGCAGGCCAGTTGCAGCGCACAGCGATCGGCCACGCCACCCACCTCCAGCACGTACAGAACGGGCAAGTCAGGATCGATCAATGCACTTGGACTGTCAGGCAATACCTGAGGTTTCACCCATATCGACAGAATGCGTAACGGTAGATTTGTGATAATACGGTAGGTAGTGTTACGCATGAAGGCAATCAGCAAGCTCGCTCATCGGTCAGGTTTCCAGTCCGCTCCATGGTGACGCATTACCAGTAACTTGCACAAGCACAGAAGAGTGATGGGGCATAATGTAATCAACATTCCTGCAGACGAGCATACCGTGTCCAGATTATCAACCCCTGAAGAAGCCAGCCTCCAGCAAGAGACTCTGGAGGCACTTGAGTCGGTTCGCATGAACGGCAAGCTGGCTGAGGTCTATCTGCAATTTGCCAATAGTGAACATGCATTGCGTGCCTATCTTCATATGGAACAGGCTCTGGCCGGTGGCTCTTTGTCGAAAACCGAAACAGAGGCCATCAAGCTTTGGGTCAGTCAACAGACCGGTTGTGACTATTGTCTGTCCGTACACACATTCAAGAGCAAGCAGGCAGGGCTCAATGCCGAGCAGCAACGCGCTCTTCGCAAGGGCGAGCCAACGGGGGATTCTCGAATCGACTGCATGCTGAAAGTGGCGCAGGCGCTGATGCAGGTGCGGGGTAAATTGCCCGAAGCCTTACTGGCAGAGGCTCGAGAAACGGGCTTGAGTGATGAAAATCTGGTGGACCTGACTATGGCTATATCCACGATCTATTTCACCAACCTGACCAATCACATCAACGACTCTATCTCGTCGCTGCCGCCGGCACCGGATCTTTCCTAATCAGGCTTGTCCGCTGAGCTGCTGACGGCTGCGCGACCCAGAACCTGGCCCAGGCGCTTGACCTGTGACCAACGCTCGCGCCAGCTGAAGGACTGTTCACCACGCTCTACCCGTCGTCTATTCAACTGTGTCAAGGTTGCATTGTCTTGTAGCATCATGAGTTGCGCTGCCACTGCATCGACGTTGTAACGCCCTTTGTCTACGGACAGGCAAACCGGAATTGCCGGTGTCTCAGCTGGCAGGCCAATCTGGCTTGTCGCACTGAGCAGGGCATCTCGAATGTTGCTCGCTTTTCGATCATCACTGTCCAGAGCATAGGGAGGTTCCCAGAGCGCCTTGGGTGTCAGCTGGTCGACATGAGTCATTACCAGCATGATGGGGGGCATCCTTCTTCTGGGCAAAGCCGCAAAACCTTGCTGTAAAGCCTGCCAGACCTGCTGGTCGGGGGCGCGTGCAGGTTGATTGGCACGCACGACCAGAAGCAACATGTCCGCTTGCATGGCAAGTTGCATCAACGAGGCAGGTTCGTCGATTGTGTGATTCAGGCCGACAGTATCAATGATGTGCATGGGGGCAGCCCCATCCAGTTGCAGGCGGTGTGTCACGGTTCTGTCAGTGGTTGGCAGAATATCGACTTCCGCTTCCAGTGTGTCCGCTAGTGCATTGACGAGTGAGGATTTTCCTGCACTGGTCTGTCCTGCAATGACAATACGCAGTGGCTCGGAGGCGGGTGCCGGTTGCTGGATATCCTGTTGGTAGGCACTGCTGCGAAATTCCTGCAGCTCGTTCGCCGATGTCTTCAGCTTGCCACTGTACAGATCGATTCCCACCTGTACCACTTCCTGAAGCAGCAGGCGTTTGAGATCTTTCTGTACATTGACACTCAGATGATCGAACACTCGATTGGTGAACTGATCTTTCAGCTCACCAATCGCAGCCGCTACAGGGTTTGCCAGGCGCAGAGTGCGACGGGCAGTGTTGAACCACATGTAGCCAGTCTTGATATTCTGTTGTTTGCTGTACAGGGTAACCAGCGATGCAACCGTAACCTTTTCTGCGAAGGGAATGTGTTGCAGGATGACGTGGCGGTAGCGCTCACTGGCTACCGAGAGAACTAGCAGAGCTTCCGGTAAAGTGAAGCGATATTCGAGTCGGTTTGAACGCTCAGCACCACCGGGGCTTCGCTTGATATCGGGGTGGTAGTGGGATGAGACTGCCGAGAGTAGCTGCAGTGATTCATCAGGAAGACTCTGCCAGGCAAGTTCTTCTGCGAGTCGTGACTCGATAATCAGACTGACCTGTCGCCACACGGCGCGATCCTGCTCTGTCCAGTCTTGCCTTTCATCCAGGCTGTCGGGAAGTTGTTCGACAGCTTCGTCCGTTTTCGTCTGCTTGGGCAAATCAGTCGAGTGATTGGCCTCACGGTGTCTGGACCACAAAATAAAGGCGGTATAGCCAATCAGGGTCGCCCCCAGCCAGATTGCCAGCACCTGCAACAGCCGGTCGTTTTGCCACAGCCAGGCAACGCCAAGAAGGCTCAGGCTGAAAACCGGCAGTAGTACGACAAGCGCGATATACCAGGCTGCACTATGAGTACTGCCTCTGAACAAAGAGCGCAAGTTCATCCGTTTTTCTGTTCCTTGAAGGCGTTGACAAAGGCGTCGCGCAGTTGCTCGGGGTCAAGAGACTGGTTGTGCTTGCGACGATACAGATACAAGCAAGCGGCGCGTCCGAGTGCATAGGTACTGGCGAAACTGATGCTGGCCGCAGCGGCAGCTCCGGCGCTCTGGCCATAGACAGGTATGAATTTGGCTAATTGCCTGCCGCCCAGCGATAGCGCGTAGCGGTATAGAAACCCGCTCCCCATCGCTGCGATAAATTCTGTGGCGATACGCCGGTCCCAGTCGATATCGTAACGACCCGCCAGCGCATGCAGCATTTTTCCCTGCAAGCTGGGAACCGCTATCAGGCCCACAGCTGGCATCAGATCAACCGCTGCAGCAGCGCTGGCATAGCCAGTAATTTCACGACGCTGAGCCAGAAACAGCGTTTCCTCCTGATCTCGACTATCACGTCGCATCAGAACGCGGGCAAGCTCCGGCACCAGATTGGTAATGGCGTCGCGCAGTTGGTTCAAACCGACATCAGGGTCTTCAAAACCATCGTCCGGATCAGTGAAGTCAATGCGCACTGTCGTCGGGGAGCCCTGCAGGGCAGTGGCAATCTGCTGCGTATTGAATGTGATAGAGCGTTCCAGATCATCTGCTGCCAAGGTGTGCAGCGCGGTGTGAATGTGTAAAACGGCAAGATCATCGGCTGCCAGTGCCAGGGAATGCAGTGCCTGGACAATATCTGACTGTGTCGGATCGTCGACTCGGGTTAACACAAGCAATGCATGACTACCGCCCTTGGCGGCGGCCAGGTCGACTGTCGGGTCATAGTGGGCTTCGCCCAGCCCGCGTGTATCCAGAAATCGCATGACCGGTGCGTCTTTTGGGTGATCATAGTGCTGGGAGCTTTGCGTGCAGGGCTCAAAACCGTTACCTATCTCGGCTCGCGAGTCTCCCGTCAGACGCTGGATGATCGAGGTCTTGCCGGCACCTGTTTTGCCCAGTAGCCACAGTACCGGCAGAGTATCCCGATGACGCGACAGTGCCGCTTCCAGTGCAGGGCTCGGTTCGGGTTGAACCAGCGCTTGAAACCAGCGTCGCCAACCTGGCAAGGTACTCATCTGCCGTATACTCCGTGCACGCAATCGGTCACGTCTGAGGCTGTTCTCATGAATGAACTACTAGAACTACAGACTGGCCAGGTGGCTTTCATTACCGGTCTCATGTCAGGTTTTTCCCTGTCGATTGCTGCGCATGTCCTACGTTACGGCATTCGTAGCAGAATGGCGCAATTGGTTTTTCTCCTGTGGGCTGGTTGGCAACCCGGCTTGTCGGAGTGTTGAGTTCTCTGATTGCAATGGGAACTCTGGTTACACTCTGGTTCGTTTGGCAGGATATCAATGCCATCAGCGTCGCTTTGGAAAATTTATAATGAGCTTTGTGGACCGATTTCTGGGTTTTTTCGAGAAACGAATTTCTCCATTTCCCGAAGAGCCACCCAGTAGACCACCGGGAAAGCTGGTGCCGTTTCTATGGCACTACACGCGTGATTCCTGGGTATGGTTGCTGCTCATGGGGTTGCTTTCAGCCCTGATTTCGGTACTCGAAATCAGCCTGTTCAGCTTTTTGGGCAACCTTGTGGATTGGCTGGGTAATCGTGACCCTGCAACCTTGCTATCTGAAGAATCTGGCAGGCTGGCCTGGATGGCACTGGTCATACTGGTGCTGCTACCTCTGGCCAGCTTTACACATAGCTTGTTACTGCACCAGACGATCATAGGCAATTTCGTCATGTCCGTGCGCTGGAAAGCGCATCGGTGGATGTTGGGCCAGAGCTACTCCTTCTATCAGGATGAGTTTGCAGGCAGAGTTGCCACCAAGGTGATGCAGACCTCATTGGCCATACGTGATGCGGTCCTGAAAATACTGGATGTACTTGTCTATGTCGGTGTGTACTTCATCGGCGCCATGGTGCTGGTGTCCTCCTTCAGTGTCTGGATGATGTTGCCATTCATCATCTGGCTGGTCTTGTATGTGCTCATGTTGCGCAATTTCATGCCGCGCTTGAAACAGATTTCGCGCAGTCAGGCCGACGCTCGTTCTGAGATGACCGGGCGAGTGGTGGATAGTTATACCAATATCATGACGGTCAAACTGTTTGCGCATGCCGGTCACGAAGCTTCTTATGCGCGTAGCAGCATGCAGACATTTCTGGGTACCGTGCACCCGCAGTTCCGGATGGTAACCGGGCTGGACATCTGCCTGAACACTCTGAATGCACTGCTTCTGTTTTCAGTGGGTTCGGCCGGTTTGCTGTTATGGGTAAATGGTCAGACAGGCGTTGGTGCACTGGCCGTGGGTGTTGGGCTGGTTTTACGCCTGCAGGGTATGTCCAACTGGATCATGTGGGAGTTGTCAGGCCTGTTCGAGAGTGTGGGCATCATCTACGATGGCATGCAGATGCTGTCGACTCGACAGGAGATCGTTGACAAGCCGGAAGCCGACGATCTGGACGTGCCTGCCGGACGTATTCAGTTCGAGGCGGTCGGTTTTCACTACGGACGCGATGCCGGCATCATCGAAGCTTTGAACCTGGACATTCGCGGCGGAGAGAAAATCGGTTTGGTGGGACGCTCAGGTGCGGGCAAGACCACTTTGACCAATCTGTTGTTGCGACTCTACGAAGTGGAGAGTGGTCGCATTCTCATAGATGGTATGGACATCACGAGTGTCCGGCAGGAGAGTCTGCGCCAGCATATCGGCGTTGTGACCCAGGATACCTCGCTGTTGCATCGTTCCGTCTACGAAAATATTGCCTATGGCCGACGTGATGCAAGCCGGGATGAAGTAGAGGCTGCTGCCCGGCGTGCCAATGCCCATGACTTCATCCTGGATCTGGAAGATACCTCAGGCAGAAAGGGCTATGAGGCACAGGTGGGGGAGCGAGGTGTCAAGCTCTCCGGAGGTCAGCGACAGCGTCTGGCGATTGCCCGCATGTTTCTGAAAGATGCACCAATTCTGGTTCTGGATGAGGCGACCTCAGCGCTGGATAGCGAAGTGGAGGCCGTTATTCAGGAGAATCTGAGTGCTCTGATGGACGGCAAGACGGTGATTGCAATCGCTCATCGTTTGTCCACCATTGCTGCAATGGACCGATTGATCGTCATGGATGCAGGCGCCGTCGTTCAGGAAGGTTCCCATACCGAACTTTCTACGGGGGAGGGCTTGTATGCACAACTGTGGGCACGTCAATCCGGAGGCTTTCTGGATTTGCCCGAGGTGTCTGCTGAGGGTGACAATATTTCATAACGTGACACGTTTACGAGTAACTCTGCTGTCAATTTGCTGCAGAATCTTTACACTGCGCAGGAACAAATATCATGACTGGATATAACTATATGAAAATCAGGCATCTGTCCGCTATCGCTCTGACTTGTGCTGTGGCCTCGTCTACCGTTTCTGCAGAAGATCTGCGACTGGGTACCGAAGGTGCTTATCCTCCGTTCAACTTCATTGACGCCAGTGGCGAAATCAAAGGCTTTGACGTGGATATCGGTCTGGCCTTGTGCGAAAAAATTGAAGCCAATTGCAGCGTTGTCGCTCAGGACTGGGATGGCATCATTCCGGGTCTGCTGGCTAACAAATATGATTTCATCATTGCCTCCATGTTCATCACCGATGAACGCAAGAAACAGGTTGATTTCTCTGATCCCTACTATCTGGCGGCAATGACGCATGTCGTGGCCAAGGATTCTGACATCACTGAGATCTCCAACGAAGCATTGGCAGACATGGTCATTGGCGCGCAGTCCGGTACGACTCAGGCGGACTACGCTGAGGCGACTTACCCGGATGCTGATGTCCGTTTATACCCCACGCAGGACGAAGTGAATCTGGATATGGCCAGCGGTCGAATCGACATGGTCGTAGGTGATATGTTGCCGATGCTTGACTGGGTCAACAAGGCCGATGACGGTGCCTGTTGTGAGCTGATAGGCGAGCCTATTACCGATCCGGCTTTCGTGGGTGACGGTGTTGGCATCGCACTGCGTCAGGACGATGATGAACTGCGTGAGAGACTGAACGGTGCTTTACTTGAGATTCGTGCTGATGGTACTTACCAGGCCATTAACAAGAAATATTTCGATATCGATGTCTACACCATGAAGTAGATCGGACTCGAGCTGCCAGCCGTGCTAGAGCTGTTCGCATTCGGTGATACCGGCTGGGGTGATGAAATCCTGGCCGGGCTTGCTGTCACCCTGCAACTGGGTTTTGCCGCATTGCTGTTAGGGCTTTGCATCGGCTTTCTGGTTGCCTGGGCCTCCTTGTCGGCAAAGCCTGCGCTGCGTGCACTGGGTTTTGCCTACTCAACCGTCATGCGCGGTTTGCCCGAGCTGCTGACTCTGTTCGTTGTCTACAACGGCGTGGGTTTGCTGCTCAACAACGTATCGGCTCATTTTTTTCCCGATGCGAATCCCATTGATTTCAGTCCATTTGCTGCGGGTGTCGTGGCACTGGGCATGGTTTTCGGAGCCTTTTCGGCTGAAGTGCTGAGAGGCGCATTCAATGCACTGGATGGTGGGCAAAGTGAGGCGGGATTTGCTGTGGGCATGTCCACTCGTCAAGTGTTTCTGCGTATCAAATTACCGCAGGCATGGCGTTTTGCCCTGCCGGGCCTGGGCAATCTGTGGATCAACTTGCTCAAGGACACCGCTCTGGTGTCCATCATTGCTCTGGATGATCTGATGCGAATGACCAAGGTGGCAGTGGGTGTGACTAAACTTCCATTCACGTTCTATCTTGCGGCGGCCCTGATCTACTGGGCCTTGTGCATGATGTCCGAAGTCGGGCTTGCCAGCCTTGAAAAGCGGGCTAATCGAGGCGTCAGGAAAAGCTGATGGATCCTGTTTCCATTATTACCAGCTATGGGCCGCGATTTCTGGACGGCACACTGATGACACTGCAACTGACGGGGTTGGGCGCCTTGATGGCAGCCTTCATCTCTCCGTTTTTTGCATTGCTGCGAGTCTCGACGCCAACCGCTGCTCAACTGCCCCTACGGCTCTATATCTCGTTCATACGGGGTACTCCGTTGCTGGTGCAACTGTTTCTTGTGTACTACGGCTCTGGCCAGTTTCGACCTGTGCTGCAGGAATGGGGGCTGTGGGGCTTCTTTCGCGATCCCTTCAACTGTGCGCTCTTTACCTTCGTAGTCAATTCAACGGCCTATCAGACGGAAATTCTGCGTGGTGCCTTGATGGGTGTTGATTTACGGGAAGTGGAGGCGGGCAAGGCCATTGGCATGTCGCGATGGCGTATCTTGCAACGTATCTATTTTCCACATGCCTACCGGATCGCCTGGCCAGCTCTGGGAAATGAGATCATTCTGTTGATGAAGGCAAGCGCTCTGGCGAGTGTGGTTACCGTCTTTGATCTGATGGGGCGAACCCGTCAGGTGTTTTCCCGGACATTCGATTTTTCCAGCTATCTGTGGGCCGCCCTTATCTATCTGGGTATCACGATTATCTTTGTTTATGTGTGGCGACAAATGGAGCTACGCATGACCAGGCATATGCAGACCAAGAGCTCAGGAGCTGAAGGCAAACAACGACATGGCTGACGACGACATTGTTCTCAAGGCAGAACAGATCTGCAAGTCCTTTGGTGCTCTGGAAGTGCTCAAGGGAGTTGATATAACCGCTCGCAAGCAGGATGTGATCTCCATTCTGGGCTCCTCGGGCTCAGGCAAGAGCACCCTGTTGCGTTGTCTCAATTTTCTTGAACCGCCGACCTCCGGCAAGGTGTATCTGCACGGCGAGGAGATCAGCGTTAGCAAGCAGGGAAAGCTGAATCAGAAGCAGGTAGAGCGATTGCGCAGTCGTCTCGGTATGGTGTTCCAGCAGTTCAACCTGTGGTCACACCGGACCGTTCTGGAAAACGTCATGGAAGGCCCGGTGATCGTCAAGGGTGAGTCCAGGGCAGTTGCCAGGCAGCGCGCAGAAATGCTGCTGGACAAGGTGGGGTTGGCAGAGCGCAAGTCCATGTATCCCTCGCAGCTCTCTGGAGGTCAGCAACAACGTGTCGCCATTGCACGTGCACTAGCCATGGAGCCTGATGCCATCCTGTTTGATGAGCCGACGTCGGCGCTGGACCCTGAGCTGGTGGCAGAGGTGCTCAAGAGCATGAAAGCATTGGCGGAGGAGGGGCGTACCATGATTGTTGTGACCCATGAAATGACTTTCGCCAGGGACGTGTCGACGCATGTGATCTTCATGCATGAAGGCAGAATTCTGGAGCAGGGCACCCCAGAGGAAATGTTTGGTAATCCGAAAACCGAACCGTTCAGGCGGTTTATTGCCGACGTTAGCTGAAACAGAGATGCTCTTCGGCTCAGCTTTTCTGCCGAGCTACCCATGCCACATGTCTGGCAACCATCGGATCTTCACGCAGGGTAGCTTCGGTATTGAGCCGGCTACCCAGCTCCATCTCGCTGTAGAGCTTGTGGATGCCGCGATGACATCGCCGGCATAGCATCAGCCCCTGATTGAGCTCTTCACGTGAGTACTTCTTTGCAAAGCGACTGCGCTTGTGTAGTTTTCTGGGGATCAGGTGGTGGAAGGTCAGCGCAGTTTCACGCTGACACAAGGTGCAGTGATCCTGTTTCTGGTTGCGCTTCACTCGGCGACTACCTCCGACACTGACCGATTGGAAATAGTCGCCGCGCTGGCAAGCTGCGGGTAGGAATAAAAAAAGACTTGCCCGTAATCAAAGGCACTGCATGTCTGCTTGCATCAGCAGCGCCACCAGACCGGTCCAACCTGTTTGATGACTGGCTCCCAGACCTTCGCCTGTATCGCCATGAAAATACTCGAAGAACTGGTGCATGCCCTCGTCACTGGCTGTTTGCAGATCCTGGTTTTCGCCACACCAGGGACGCTTCCCGGATTCGTCAGCGGTAAACAGCGAAATCAGGCGTTCGGAGAGTAGGTCGGCAACTTCACTCAGGGTCATCATTTGTCCTGAGCCGGTCGGGCATTCAACCGTGAATGATTGTCCGTGGAAGGCATGATAACGCCTCAATGATTCGATCAGCAGGTAGTTGATGGGGAACCAGACAGGACCGCGCCAGTTCGAATTACCGCCAAACAGATCAGTCTCGCCTTCACCGGGTTCATAGCCGACACTGAGTTCGTGACCTGTGTCAGTTGTGTAGCTGAACGGGTGCTCGGCATGAAAACGCGACAGAGAGCGAATGCCATGCGGTGAGAGAAATTCTTCCTCGTCCAGTAGATAGCGCAATACACGTCGTAACCGGGTTTCATCCAGAAAGGAGAGCAGGTGGCGGTTCTTCTCTCCTGTGGTATCGACGTCTGCCATGGTGCCGGCCAGTTCAGGGCGGTGTTTTACCAGCCAGTTCATGCGACGCACAAAATCCGGGAACTCGCGATAGACATCATCTTCGAGTATGGAGGTGGCGATCATCGGCATCAGGCCAACCAGTGAGCGAACCTTCAGAGGCGCTGAACGGCCATCAGGCAGGTCCAGTCGATCGTAGAAGAAACCATCGGTTTCATCCCACAGTCCCGGGATCTGCTCGGTGCCGTTCATGGCGTGGGAGATGCGCAGATAATGTTCGAAGAACTTAGTGGCAATATCCTGATAGACGGGATTGTTGCGTGCCAGTTCGAGCGCCATGCGCAGCATGCAGGCTGCGAAAAATCCCATCCAGGCAGTGCCATCGGACTGGTTCAGAACGCCGCCGGTAGGCGGCTCCTCACTGCGGTCGAAGAGGCTGATATTATCGAGGCCCAGAAAGCCGCCTTCGAAGATCGAGTTGCCCTGACTGTCTTTCTGGTTGACCCACCAGGTGAAGTTGAGCAAGAGTTTCTGGAAGACACTTTCGAGAAACTGCAGATCGCCCTGGCCCGTCGTCTTCTTTTCCATGCTGTAGACGCGCATGGTTGCCCAGGCGTGGACCGGTGGGTTCACATCGCCATAGGCCCATTCATAAGCCGGTAATTGACCGTTCGAGTGCATATACCACTCACGTGTGATCAGCAGGAGCTGGCGTTTGGCATAGGCGGTGTCGACAACGGCCAGTGGCAGCGTGTGAAACGCGGTGTCCCAGACTGCATACCAGGGATATTCCCATTTGTCGGGCATCGACATGACATCAAAGTTGTCCATATGCTGCCAGTGTGAGTTGCGACCGTCTTCGCGATGCAGGGGCTTGCCCGGGTCACCGTGGATCCACTGATGCACATTGTAGTAATACAGTTGCTTGGACCACAGCATGCCGGCAAAGGCCTGGCGCTGAATGAGGCGTCGCTCATCGTCAAGATCATCTGACTGCAGCTGTTTGTAGAAGACGTCGGCTTCCGCCTTGCGGCGCATCATGGCTGGTTTGAAGCCTGCGAATGGTTTGGAGTTGCTCTTGCCGCAAAGTCGTAGTTGTATGGTTTTGGACGAATGTGCGTCGATCTGCAATGGGTAGTGCAAGCCTGCTTTGGTGCCTGTCAATGCCGGGTTCACAGCGTCCTGTTCACCATCGACAATGTGGCGATGAAATGCATCCTTGACCCAAGGCGTCTCATTGGGTACGCCAAAGAGTCTGTCAGTGTTGGTGTCGTTATTGGTCATCAGCAGCTCAGGACTGCCCTGCCAGTGCAGGTTGTAACGGCCCAGTAAAGGATGATCGGCCTGCAGAGAATTGCCTTGTGTATGACTGATTACTGGCTGAGTGGTGATATTGCCCTGCGGGCCCTGGGGGTAGCCCCAGCTCCAGGTATTGCGAAACCACAGTTGTGGGACCAGTGAAAGCTTGGCCTTTTCATCACCTCGATTATGGGCGGTGATGGTGATCAGCAGATCATCTTCATTGGCTTTGGCATAGTCGACGGTAATATCAAAGAATTTATTGTCAGCAAAAACCTGAGTATCGGTTATCTCGAATTCGCGGTCCTGATAACCCCTTTGTGCATTTTCATGCAGCAGTTGCTCATAAGGAAAAGCCTGCTGAGGGTAGCGATAACGCATGCTGGCATAGCTGTGGGTTGGCGTGCTGTCCAGATACCAATAGAGTTCCTTGACGTCCTCGCCGTGATTGCCTTCCGGGCTGGACAGGCCATACAGTCGTTCTTTCAGGAACGGATCTTGTCCATTCCATAGTCCCAATCCGAAACACAGAAACTGGTTGCGATCACAAAATCCTGCCAGTGCATCCTCATTCCAGCGGTAGGCGCGACTTCGTGCATGATCATGGGGAAAGAAGTCCCACGCTTTGCCGTCGGTGCTGTAGTCCTCGCGAACCGTGCCCCAGGCACGTTCGGAAAGGTAGGGGCCCCATTCTTTCCAATTGGCCTTGCGTTTCGCATGAGCCTTCAGTCGACGAGTTTCAGCGTTCATTGGACGGTTTATGATAGGCATGCTGGGTGAGTCTGTAGAGTAAGGGCAGTGTATCAAGTGAATCCAATGACCTGCCGCAACCCTCCGACCTTACAGTGAGGGTGTTAGAGAATAACGGAATCCCCTTCCCATGACCGATGTAGAAACGTCATTGACGCGTAATACGCTGGCAATTGCCGTGCAGGCGCTGACACGTGAAGACCCACTCATCTGTGGCTTGGTCAGACAA is a window encoding:
- a CDS encoding HNH endonuclease, whose translation is MKRNQKQDHCTLCQRETALTFHHLIPRKLHKRSRFAKKYSREELNQGLMLCRRCHRGIHKLYSEMELGSRLNTEATLREDPMVARHVAWVARQKS
- a CDS encoding ABC transporter ATP-binding protein; the protein is MADDDIVLKAEQICKSFGALEVLKGVDITARKQDVISILGSSGSGKSTLLRCLNFLEPPTSGKVYLHGEEISVSKQGKLNQKQVERLRSRLGMVFQQFNLWSHRTVLENVMEGPVIVKGESRAVARQRAEMLLDKVGLAERKSMYPSQLSGGQQQRVAIARALAMEPDAILFDEPTSALDPELVAEVLKSMKALAEEGRTMIVVTHEMTFARDVSTHVIFMHEGRILEQGTPEEMFGNPKTEPFRRFIADVS
- a CDS encoding MGH1-like glycoside hydrolase domain-containing protein, whose protein sequence is MNAETRRLKAHAKRKANWKEWGPYLSERAWGTVREDYSTDGKAWDFFPHDHARSRAYRWNEDALAGFCDRNQFLCFGLGLWNGQDPFLKERLYGLSSPEGNHGEDVKELYWYLDSTPTHSYASMRYRYPQQAFPYEQLLHENAQRGYQDREFEITDTQVFADNKFFDITVDYAKANEDDLLITITAHNRGDEKAKLSLVPQLWFRNTWSWGYPQGPQGNITTQPVISHTQGNSLQADHPLLGRYNLHWQGSPELLMTNNDTNTDRLFGVPNETPWVKDAFHRHIVDGEQDAVNPALTGTKAGLHYPLQIDAHSSKTIQLRLCGKSNSKPFAGFKPAMMRRKAEADVFYKQLQSDDLDDERRLIQRQAFAGMLWSKQLYYYNVHQWIHGDPGKPLHREDGRNSHWQHMDNFDVMSMPDKWEYPWYAVWDTAFHTLPLAVVDTAYAKRQLLLITREWYMHSNGQLPAYEWAYGDVNPPVHAWATMRVYSMEKKTTGQGDLQFLESVFQKLLLNFTWWVNQKDSQGNSIFEGGFLGLDNISLFDRSEEPPTGGVLNQSDGTAWMGFFAACMLRMALELARNNPVYQDIATKFFEHYLRISHAMNGTEQIPGLWDETDGFFYDRLDLPDGRSAPLKVRSLVGLMPMIATSILEDDVYREFPDFVRRMNWLVKHRPELAGTMADVDTTGEKNRHLLSFLDETRLRRVLRYLLDEEEFLSPHGIRSLSRFHAEHPFSYTTDTGHELSVGYEPGEGETDLFGGNSNWRGPVWFPINYLLIESLRRYHAFHGQSFTVECPTGSGQMMTLSEVADLLSERLISLFTADESGKRPWCGENQDLQTASDEGMHQFFEYFHGDTGEGLGASHQTGWTGLVALLMQADMQCL